A genomic region of Caulobacter vibrioides contains the following coding sequences:
- a CDS encoding SDR family NAD(P)-dependent oxidoreductase: MTFDSSKPLAGRIALVTGATRGIGGAVALGLAKAGAHVIAVGRTQGALEALDDAILQAAGERATLVPLDLREADGLDHLGAAIHKRWGKLDILVGAAGVLGPLTPVSHLEPKGWDMIVSTNLTANWRLIRAMDPLLRASDAGRALFFSSSVAKTRPAFWGAYAATKAALEAIVDVYADEMENTTVRAFCVDPGAMRTKMRSAAFPGENPATVPAPETIAPFIVDLVRTDREAPKGVVRFKERGQESASVEA, translated from the coding sequence ATGACCTTCGACTCTTCCAAGCCGCTGGCCGGCCGCATCGCTCTTGTCACCGGCGCCACGCGCGGCATCGGTGGGGCCGTCGCCCTGGGCCTGGCCAAGGCCGGCGCGCATGTGATCGCCGTGGGGCGGACGCAAGGCGCTCTGGAAGCGCTGGATGATGCGATCCTGCAGGCGGCGGGCGAGCGCGCCACGCTCGTGCCGCTGGACCTGCGGGAGGCCGATGGCCTGGATCACCTCGGCGCGGCCATTCACAAGCGCTGGGGCAAGCTCGACATCCTTGTCGGCGCGGCCGGCGTGCTGGGGCCCCTGACGCCCGTCAGCCATCTGGAGCCCAAGGGCTGGGACATGATCGTGTCGACCAACCTGACGGCCAACTGGCGCCTGATCCGCGCCATGGACCCGCTGCTGCGCGCGTCGGACGCCGGTCGCGCCCTGTTCTTCTCAAGCAGTGTCGCCAAGACCCGCCCCGCCTTCTGGGGCGCCTACGCCGCCACCAAGGCCGCGCTGGAAGCGATTGTCGACGTCTATGCCGACGAGATGGAGAACACCACGGTGCGCGCCTTCTGCGTCGATCCGGGCGCGATGCGGACGAAGATGCGGTCGGCCGCCTTCCCGGGCGAGAACCCTGCGACCGTCCCCGCGCCGGAGACGATCGCGCCCTTCATCGTCGATCTGGTTCGCACCGATCGCGAGGCGCCCAAGGGCGTGGTGCGCTTCAAGGAGCGCGGTCAGGAATCGGCGTCCGTCGAGGCCTGA
- a CDS encoding methyl-accepting chemotaxis protein, with product MALFSIGREASDQAGRICELEGVVAAIQRSQAVIEFNLDGSIITANDNFLRTMGYALSDIQGRAHSLFVEPDLATSSDYREFWRRLNAGEFLTGKYKRLGKGGREVWIQASYNPVFDRHGKLTKVIKFAADITAVETERLESERERDAIRREQDEIVSALAESLQRLAQGDLTARIDAHFDERYARLKADFNAAVDSLKDAMGAIAEAAGGMESGAAEIASASNDLSKRTEQQAASLEETAAALDEITATVKRSADGAKQASAAASSASREADRSGEVVREAVSAMGEIEKSSGQITQIIGVIDEIAFQTNLLALNAGVEAARAGEAGRGFAVVAQEVRALAQRSAEAAKEIKQLIASSTAQVERGVRLVGDTGQALTDIVAKVGEIDTLIREIAESSQEQATGLNQVNAAVNQMDQVTQQNAAMVEQATTSAAQLRGEAQDLARQVSRFQTGASYVARRPEAPAPRAAPPVAAPRARVQAYARPGSAAVAVAPSSDWEEF from the coding sequence ATGGCTCTGTTTTCCATCGGCCGCGAAGCGAGCGACCAAGCCGGTCGGATTTGCGAACTGGAGGGCGTTGTCGCAGCGATCCAGCGCTCTCAGGCCGTGATCGAATTCAATCTCGACGGCTCCATCATCACTGCGAACGATAACTTTCTGCGCACGATGGGCTACGCGCTCAGCGACATCCAGGGGCGTGCGCACAGCCTGTTCGTCGAGCCAGACCTCGCAACAAGCTCGGACTATCGCGAGTTCTGGCGGCGGTTGAACGCCGGTGAGTTTCTGACGGGCAAGTACAAGCGGCTCGGCAAGGGCGGCCGGGAGGTCTGGATTCAGGCGTCCTACAACCCGGTGTTCGACCGACACGGCAAGCTGACCAAGGTCATCAAGTTTGCGGCGGACATCACAGCCGTAGAGACCGAGCGGCTTGAGAGCGAGCGCGAGCGTGACGCCATTCGCCGGGAGCAGGACGAGATTGTCTCGGCGCTCGCTGAGAGCCTGCAGAGGCTGGCGCAAGGTGACCTCACAGCCCGGATCGACGCGCACTTCGACGAGCGCTACGCCCGACTCAAGGCGGACTTCAACGCCGCCGTCGACAGCCTCAAGGACGCCATGGGCGCGATCGCCGAGGCCGCCGGCGGGATGGAAAGCGGCGCGGCTGAGATCGCCAGCGCCTCAAATGATCTCTCCAAGCGGACCGAGCAACAGGCCGCCAGTCTCGAAGAGACGGCCGCCGCGCTCGACGAGATCACCGCCACGGTCAAGCGCAGCGCCGACGGCGCCAAGCAGGCCTCCGCGGCCGCCTCCTCGGCAAGCCGCGAGGCCGACCGATCCGGCGAAGTTGTCCGCGAGGCCGTTTCGGCCATGGGCGAAATTGAAAAATCCTCGGGCCAGATCACTCAGATCATCGGCGTCATCGATGAGATCGCGTTCCAGACCAACCTGCTGGCGCTGAACGCCGGCGTCGAGGCGGCTCGGGCCGGTGAGGCTGGTCGAGGCTTCGCCGTGGTGGCGCAGGAAGTTCGAGCCCTCGCGCAGCGTTCCGCTGAAGCGGCGAAAGAGATCAAGCAACTGATCGCCAGCAGCACGGCCCAGGTCGAACGCGGAGTCCGTCTAGTGGGCGACACCGGCCAGGCGCTGACGGATATCGTGGCCAAGGTCGGCGAGATCGACACCCTGATCCGAGAGATCGCTGAGTCCTCGCAGGAGCAGGCGACGGGCCTCAATCAAGTCAACGCGGCCGTGAACCAGATGGACCAGGTCACGCAACAGAACGCGGCGATGGTGGAGCAAGCCACGACGTCGGCCGCCCAGCTTCGCGGCGAGGCCCAGGACTTGGCGCGGCAGGTCTCGCGCTTCCAGACGGGCGCGAGCTACGTGGCCAGGCGGCCGGAAGCCCCTGCGCCTCGGGCGGCCCCGCCGGTCGCCGCCCCGCGCGCCAGGGTCCAGGCCTATGCGCGCCCCGGCTCGGCCGCCGTCGCGGTCGCGCCGTCCAGCGATTGGGAAGAATTCTAA
- the der gene encoding ribosome biogenesis GTPase Der: protein MPLKLAIVGRPNVGKSTLFNRLAGKKLAIVDDQPGVTRDRRYASGNLGDLELELIDTAGFEDVDDSSLEARMRAQTEAAIEEADVSLFVFDSREGVTALDEVFAAILRRRDKPVIVAANKAEGKAGEAGAAEAFRLGLGEPIPISGEHGEGMAELYAALLAFEPQADLEGDDEDDDSKPIRIAIIGRPNAGKSTLVNRLLGEDRLLTGPEAGITRDSISVDWEWDGRKIRLVDTAGLRRKAKVQDKLEKLSTADTIRAITFAEVVLLVMDATHPFEIQDLQIADLAEREGRAVVFVLAKWDLIEDQAAHLTAFREHAERMLPQLRGAPVVALSGETGKGIGHLMPAVIKTHRDWSTKVKTRDLNDWLQMAMQRHPPPAVSGRRVKPKYMAQTKARPPTFVLFSSRADQMPDHYRRYLVNSLRESFDLPGVPLRITIKSGANPYADGEAKGHSGRGKREFERREREEERIRASRNTVKKSKRLADEAAAKAAEAAGLPDPGKAAVKPVKKKGPAVAKAAPSEAAVASEPGKAAVKSVKAKGPRAQKKVSTTPSYKVGAKAAGGKAAGPRRPAAGSRTVRGNTGPGRPKGR, encoded by the coding sequence ATGCCTTTGAAACTCGCCATCGTCGGCCGGCCCAATGTGGGCAAGTCCACGCTGTTCAACCGCCTCGCCGGCAAGAAGCTGGCGATCGTCGACGACCAGCCGGGCGTCACGCGTGACCGCCGCTACGCCTCTGGGAACCTGGGGGATCTTGAGCTCGAGCTGATCGACACCGCCGGCTTCGAGGACGTCGATGACTCCAGCCTCGAGGCGCGGATGCGCGCCCAGACCGAGGCCGCGATCGAGGAGGCCGACGTCTCGCTGTTCGTGTTCGACAGTCGCGAGGGCGTCACCGCGCTGGACGAGGTGTTCGCCGCCATTCTGCGCCGGCGCGACAAGCCCGTCATCGTCGCGGCCAACAAGGCCGAGGGCAAGGCGGGCGAGGCCGGCGCGGCCGAAGCGTTCCGCCTGGGCCTTGGCGAGCCGATCCCGATCTCGGGCGAGCACGGCGAGGGGATGGCTGAGCTCTACGCCGCCCTCCTGGCTTTCGAGCCCCAGGCTGACCTTGAAGGCGACGACGAGGACGACGACAGCAAGCCGATCCGCATCGCCATCATCGGACGTCCGAACGCGGGTAAGTCGACGCTGGTGAACCGCCTTCTGGGCGAGGACCGTCTGCTGACCGGCCCTGAGGCCGGCATCACCCGCGACTCCATCTCGGTCGACTGGGAATGGGACGGCCGCAAGATCCGCCTGGTCGATACGGCCGGTCTGCGCCGCAAGGCCAAGGTCCAGGACAAGCTGGAAAAGCTGTCGACCGCCGACACCATCCGCGCCATCACCTTCGCCGAGGTGGTGCTTCTGGTCATGGACGCCACCCATCCGTTCGAGATCCAGGACCTGCAGATCGCCGACCTGGCGGAGCGGGAGGGGCGGGCCGTCGTGTTCGTGCTGGCCAAGTGGGATCTGATCGAGGATCAGGCCGCGCACCTCACCGCCTTCCGCGAGCACGCCGAGCGCATGTTGCCGCAGCTGCGCGGCGCGCCGGTCGTGGCCCTGTCGGGCGAGACCGGCAAGGGCATCGGCCATCTGATGCCGGCGGTGATCAAGACGCACCGCGACTGGTCGACCAAGGTCAAGACGCGCGACCTGAACGACTGGCTGCAGATGGCCATGCAGCGCCACCCGCCGCCGGCCGTCAGCGGTCGCCGCGTGAAGCCCAAGTACATGGCTCAGACCAAGGCGCGTCCGCCGACGTTCGTGCTGTTCTCCAGCCGCGCCGACCAGATGCCGGACCACTATCGCCGCTACCTGGTCAACAGTCTGCGCGAGAGCTTCGACTTGCCGGGCGTGCCGCTGCGGATCACCATCAAGTCGGGCGCGAACCCGTACGCCGATGGCGAGGCCAAGGGCCATAGCGGCCGGGGAAAGCGCGAGTTTGAACGCCGCGAGCGCGAAGAAGAGCGCATCCGGGCCTCCCGCAACACAGTCAAGAAGTCCAAGCGCCTGGCCGACGAAGCCGCCGCCAAGGCGGCGGAGGCTGCTGGCCTGCCAGATCCTGGCAAGGCCGCGGTGAAGCCGGTGAAAAAGAAGGGCCCCGCCGTGGCCAAGGCCGCGCCGAGCGAAGCCGCGGTCGCGTCGGAGCCCGGCAAGGCGGCGGTCAAGTCGGTGAAGGCCAAGGGGCCTCGCGCTCAGAAAAAGGTTTCGACCACGCCAAGCTACAAGGTTGGCGCCAAGGCGGCGGGCGGCAAGGCCGCCGGTCCGCGCCGTCCTGCTGCGGGCTCGCGGACTGTGCGTGGCAATACTGGACCTGGGCGTCCCAAGGGGCGCTAG
- a CDS encoding PQQ-binding-like beta-propeller repeat protein has translation MSLKMNSKRSVALVALMSAAVTVSGCSTVSKLNPFDKSEKNKSTASQGQRISIIAFDQKVEASESLKGADFFLPDPAVQAEWRLPGGNPEQSIEHVDAGKDFQIAWKKGFGKKGGAKFHVTAPPVASGDRIFVMDGEADVVAMDARSGATVWRKDLRPAAGPTTKGGFLGLIPKKNDRLGFGGGLALGPYNKLYVASGFRFVAQIDAATGAMGWTQPTSTPIHAAPTVVDGRVFVVSTDNELLTFASENGVPGWTYQALSEPARILAASTPAVSGDTVVSGFASGELVALRAANGNDLWSEALSRASRTNALSEIRDIPGRPVIYKGDVFAVSHSGVFAATDLRSGQARWSLPVTAITTPWVAGDVVYVVDKAGQVICVSRENGSVYWIQDLNDSANLSKKQKKKRAKKPRLWSTPILANGRLITVSSEGEAVALNAKTGAKEKTLKIGSPVLLNPIAVGDMIYLVTDDAELVAIR, from the coding sequence ATGAGCCTCAAGATGAACTCCAAGCGTTCTGTCGCGCTGGTCGCGCTGATGTCGGCGGCCGTGACGGTCAGCGGCTGCTCGACCGTTTCCAAGCTGAACCCGTTCGACAAGAGCGAGAAGAACAAGAGCACCGCCAGCCAAGGCCAGCGGATCTCGATCATCGCGTTCGATCAGAAGGTCGAGGCCAGCGAGTCGCTGAAGGGCGCTGATTTCTTCCTGCCCGATCCCGCCGTGCAGGCCGAATGGCGTCTGCCGGGCGGCAACCCGGAACAGTCGATCGAGCACGTCGACGCCGGCAAGGATTTCCAGATCGCCTGGAAGAAGGGCTTCGGCAAGAAGGGCGGCGCCAAGTTCCATGTCACCGCACCGCCGGTGGCTTCGGGCGACCGCATCTTCGTGATGGATGGCGAAGCGGATGTCGTCGCCATGGACGCGCGATCGGGCGCCACCGTGTGGCGCAAGGATCTGCGTCCGGCCGCCGGCCCGACGACAAAGGGCGGTTTCCTGGGTCTGATCCCCAAGAAGAACGATCGCCTCGGCTTTGGCGGCGGCCTCGCCCTGGGCCCGTACAACAAGCTGTATGTCGCTTCGGGCTTCCGTTTCGTTGCGCAGATCGACGCGGCGACCGGTGCCATGGGCTGGACCCAACCGACTTCGACCCCGATCCACGCCGCGCCGACCGTGGTCGACGGCCGGGTCTTCGTCGTCTCGACCGACAACGAACTGCTGACCTTCGCGTCGGAAAACGGCGTGCCGGGCTGGACCTATCAGGCGCTGAGCGAACCGGCGCGCATCCTGGCCGCCTCGACGCCGGCCGTCAGCGGCGACACCGTGGTCTCCGGCTTCGCCTCGGGTGAACTGGTCGCCCTGCGCGCCGCCAACGGCAACGACCTGTGGAGCGAAGCGCTCAGCCGCGCCAGCCGCACCAACGCGCTGTCGGAGATCCGCGACATCCCGGGCCGCCCGGTGATCTACAAAGGTGACGTCTTCGCCGTCAGCCACTCGGGCGTCTTCGCCGCCACCGACCTGCGTTCGGGCCAGGCGCGCTGGAGCCTGCCGGTCACCGCCATCACCACGCCTTGGGTCGCCGGCGACGTCGTCTATGTCGTCGACAAGGCGGGGCAAGTGATCTGCGTCTCGCGCGAGAACGGCTCGGTCTACTGGATCCAGGATCTCAACGACTCGGCCAATCTCTCGAAGAAGCAGAAGAAGAAGCGGGCCAAGAAGCCGCGCTTGTGGTCGACCCCGATCCTGGCCAACGGCCGACTGATCACGGTGTCCAGCGAAGGCGAGGCCGTCGCCCTGAACGCCAAGACCGGCGCCAAGGAAAAGACGCTGAAGATCGGTTCGCCGGTCCTTCTGAACCCGATCGCCGTGGGTGACATGATCTACCTCGTCACCGACGACGCGGAGTTGGTCGCCATCCGCTAA
- a CDS encoding tetratricopeptide repeat protein — MVDVFDEVEEQLRAERYRTLAKKSLPWVAAATAVVVIGVGGYWGWTSYQTGQTDKASQAYQAALKTAQTQGPTKAFDGFKSVADTNAKGYKALALMQMGAIRLEEKKTPEAVGYFDEAAKVAPNPMIGDLARLKSAFALMDTASYKDIETRLTPLAGEKSPYRVYAKEALAFAKLQAGDLAGARSEFVILANSLDANTSEAVRQRAQAAMQLIDSGSAKDLPAAVKAAATLPAAPPMMQMPPAAPNAAQ, encoded by the coding sequence GTGGTCGATGTTTTTGACGAAGTCGAAGAACAGCTTCGGGCGGAGCGCTACCGCACGCTCGCCAAGAAGTCGCTGCCCTGGGTGGCGGCGGCGACGGCGGTGGTGGTGATCGGCGTGGGCGGCTACTGGGGCTGGACCAGCTACCAGACCGGTCAGACCGACAAGGCCTCGCAAGCCTATCAGGCCGCGCTGAAGACGGCGCAAACGCAAGGTCCGACCAAGGCCTTTGACGGCTTCAAGAGCGTCGCCGACACCAACGCCAAGGGCTACAAGGCCTTGGCGCTGATGCAGATGGGCGCGATCCGCCTGGAAGAGAAGAAGACGCCGGAAGCCGTCGGCTATTTCGATGAGGCCGCCAAGGTCGCGCCGAACCCGATGATCGGCGACCTGGCCCGCCTCAAATCCGCCTTCGCCTTGATGGACACCGCTTCCTACAAGGACATCGAGACGAGGTTGACGCCTTTGGCGGGGGAAAAGAGCCCATACCGCGTGTACGCCAAGGAGGCGCTGGCCTTCGCCAAGCTGCAGGCTGGCGATCTGGCCGGCGCACGCTCTGAGTTCGTGATTCTGGCCAACTCGCTGGACGCCAACACGTCCGAGGCCGTGCGTCAGCGCGCTCAGGCGGCGATGCAGCTGATCGACTCCGGCTCGGCCAAGGATCTGCCCGCCGCCGTCAAGGCCGCGGCGACCCTGCCGGCCGCGCCGCCGATGATGCAAATGCCGCCCGCCGCCCCGAACGCCGCCCAATGA
- the panB gene encoding 3-methyl-2-oxobutanoate hydroxymethyltransferase, with protein MSAHREETVRRLAAPDIAARKGGVPIVCLTAYTAPVAAALDDACDVLLVGDSVGMVVHGLPNTVGVTMEMMILHGQAVMRGSKKAMVVVDMPFGSYEASHEEAYANAVRIMKETGAQAVKVESGPTVADTIAYLTQRGVPVMGHVGLRPQAVLLEGGFKAKGKDDAGRAKVLEEARLTAEAGAFAIVVEGVAESLAREVTESVSVPTIGIGASAGCDGQVLVVDDMLGLFDWTPKFVRRYADLKNQIERAAAQYASDVRDRSFPGPAETYYAKKP; from the coding sequence CTGTCCGCCCATCGTGAAGAGACGGTCCGCCGTCTGGCCGCCCCCGACATCGCCGCGCGCAAGGGCGGGGTGCCTATCGTCTGCCTGACCGCCTACACCGCCCCGGTCGCCGCCGCCCTGGACGACGCCTGCGACGTCCTGCTGGTCGGGGACTCGGTCGGCATGGTCGTTCACGGTCTCCCGAACACCGTCGGGGTGACCATGGAGATGATGATCCTGCATGGCCAAGCCGTGATGCGGGGCTCGAAGAAGGCGATGGTGGTCGTCGACATGCCGTTCGGCTCCTACGAGGCCTCGCACGAGGAAGCCTACGCCAACGCCGTGCGGATCATGAAGGAGACGGGCGCTCAGGCGGTGAAGGTCGAGAGCGGGCCGACCGTGGCCGACACCATCGCCTACCTGACCCAGCGCGGCGTGCCGGTGATGGGCCATGTCGGCTTGCGGCCTCAGGCGGTGCTGCTGGAAGGCGGCTTCAAGGCCAAGGGCAAGGACGACGCTGGCCGCGCCAAGGTGCTGGAGGAGGCGCGCCTCACCGCCGAGGCCGGCGCCTTCGCCATCGTGGTCGAGGGTGTGGCCGAAAGCCTGGCGCGCGAGGTGACCGAGTCGGTCTCCGTGCCGACGATCGGGATCGGCGCCTCAGCCGGTTGCGATGGCCAGGTTCTGGTCGTCGACGACATGCTAGGCCTGTTCGACTGGACGCCGAAGTTCGTGCGCCGGTACGCCGACTTGAAGAACCAGATCGAGCGCGCGGCCGCCCAGTACGCGAGCGATGTGCGCGACCGCAGCTTCCCGGGGCCGGCCGAAACCTACTACGCCAAGAAGCCATAA